ACGGCTGCGCGACCGGCTGTCGAAGATCACGATCGGCGATCCGTCCGTCGAAGGTGTGCGGATGGGTTCACTGGCGTCGAAGGACCAGCAGCGCGACGTGGCGGCGCAGGTCGAGCGGCTGCTGGCGGGGAACGAACTGCTGCATGGCGGTGCACTGGAACTGGTGGGCGACGGCGTGCAGGACGGCGCGTTCTTCGCGCCCACGCTGGTCATGTGCCGCAATGCGATGGACAACGATGCAGTGCACGACGTGGAAGCGTTCGGGCCGGTCAGCACGCTGATGACCTATGACGGGATCGCGCATGGTATCGATGCTGCGCTGGACCTGGCCGCGCGCGGCAAGGGCAGCCTGGTGTCGACGCTGGTGACGAAGGACCCGAAGACGGCTGCGTATGCCGTGCCGGTGGCGGCGTCGCACCATGGCCGCGTGCTGGTGCTGGACCGCGAGGCATCCGTCGACTCGACCGGTCACGGTTCGCCGCTGCCGCAGCTCAAGCACGGCGGCCCGGGGCGTGCCGGCGGCGGCGAGGAGCTGGGCGGCATCCGCGCCGTGAAGCACTTCCTGCAGCGCACGGCGGTGCAAGGCTCGCCGACGATGCTGTCGGCCATCACCGGCGAGTATGTGCGCGGCGGCGCCGTGCGCGAATCGGAGGTGCATCCGTTCCGCCGGCACTTCGAGGAACTGCGGGTGGGCGACTCGCTGCTGACGCACCGGCGCACCGTGAGCGAGGCGGACATCGTCAACTTCGGCGGCGTTTCGGGCGACTATTTCTACATGCACTTCGACGACATCGCCGCGAAGGACACCCAGTTCGGCAAGCGCATCGCGCACGGCTACTTCGTGCTGTCGGCGGCGGCCGGGCTGTTCGTCTCCCCGGCACCGGGCCCGGTGCTGGCCAACTACGGGCTGGACAACCTGCGCTTCATCACGCCGGTGGGCATCGGCGACACGATCCGCGCCCGGCTCACATGCAAGCGCAAGGTCGACCGCAACCGCACCGACGACAAGGGCGTGGGGCAGGGCGTCGTGGCCTGGGATGTGCAGGTGACGAACCAGAACGATGAGCTGGTGGCCAGTTACGACATCCTGACACTGGTGTCGAAGAAGGCATAGGCCTTCAGGCCGGGTCGAATGGATTCTCGATCGAACGGGCCGGCCGGGTGAACCAGCGCGGCCCGTTTTCCGTCATGTAGAAGTGGTCCTCATGGCGGATGCCGAATTCGCCCGGCACGCAGATCATCGGTTCGTTCGAGAAGCACATGCCCACGTCCAGCGGCGTCCTGTCGCCGCCCACGAGGTACGGCCATTCGTGGATGTCGAGGCCGATACCGTGGCCGGTGCGGTGCGGCAGGCCGGGCAATCTGTAGCCGGGGCCGAAACCGCTGGCTTCGAGCGAGCGGCGTGCCGCCGCATCCACTGCCTCGCACGGCACGCCCAGCCGCGCCGCATCGAACGCCGCCTGCTGCGCCGCCTTTTCCGCGTTCCACACCGTGCGCTGGCGTTCCGTCGGCGTGCCGAACACGTAGGTGCGGGTGATGTCGGAAATGTAGTCGTGCAGCTTGCAGCCGGTGTCGATCAGCACCGTGTCGCCATCCTTTAACGTCTGCACCCAGGAAACGCCGTGCGGGAACGCCGTCGCCGCGCCGAACAGCACGATGACGAAATACGAGCCGGCCGGCGCGCCCACCTTGCGGTGCGCAAGGTCGATGAACGCTTCCACTTCCTTCGTGGTGATGCCTTCCCTGAGGATACTGGCGGTGGCGATGTGGACGGCCATCGTCATGTCCTTGGCGCGCTGCATCAGCGCTATCTCCCCCGGCGACTTGCGGGTGCGGCAATGCGCGGTGACGTTCTTCGCGTTTTCCACCTTGTAGCCGTCGGCCGCCTGGCGGATGCCGTCGGCCGTGAAGAACGGCGTGCTTTCGTCGAGGCCGATGCGCGCTCCCGGCTCGATACCCAGCTCCTTCAACGACTCGACGAACAGCGCGCACGGATTCTCGTGCTCGTGCCACGTGCGCACCGGGCCGTCGACCAGCATGAAGTCCTTCAGCGTATCTTCCTCGAACGCCGGCGCCAGGTAGGCCAGTTCGCCATCGGCCGGCAGGATCGCCCCCACCATCCGCTCGCTGGCATGCCACTTCAGGCCGGTGAAGTAGAGCAGGTTGGTGCCCGCGTTCAGCCACACCGCCGCGATCCCCTGCGCCCGCATGAAGGCCTGCGCCTTCCCGATCCGCGCCAGGTGCTCGTCGTGCCCGATCGGCACCGCCCCCGCCGTCATGTCCGACAACGCCGCAAGTGCCTGCTCGATAGTCTTCCCGCCAATGGCCATGCCCGCTCCTTCAGATTCGAAGGGCAAATGATATCAGTGCCGTATCG
Above is a window of Pseudoduganella dura DNA encoding:
- a CDS encoding M24 family metallopeptidase, whose protein sequence is MAIGGKTIEQALAALSDMTAGAVPIGHDEHLARIGKAQAFMRAQGIAAVWLNAGTNLLYFTGLKWHASERMVGAILPADGELAYLAPAFEEDTLKDFMLVDGPVRTWHEHENPCALFVESLKELGIEPGARIGLDESTPFFTADGIRQAADGYKVENAKNVTAHCRTRKSPGEIALMQRAKDMTMAVHIATASILREGITTKEVEAFIDLAHRKVGAPAGSYFVIVLFGAATAFPHGVSWVQTLKDGDTVLIDTGCKLHDYISDITRTYVFGTPTERQRTVWNAEKAAQQAAFDAARLGVPCEAVDAAARRSLEASGFGPGYRLPGLPHRTGHGIGLDIHEWPYLVGGDRTPLDVGMCFSNEPMICVPGEFGIRHEDHFYMTENGPRWFTRPARSIENPFDPA
- the paaZ gene encoding phenylacetic acid degradation bifunctional protein PaaZ, with the translated sequence MGTLQSFIGGRWHGREAHQPLHSALNNSLIYHTHAEAIDFGEVLDYGRKTGIRALMALDFQGRAARLKALALYLMERKEQLYEISRFTGATRPDSWVDVEGGIGTLFAYAGIGSRELPSSNVLHEGPAMALGKRGGFSGTHILVPRGGVAVHINAFNFPIWGLLEKFAPSFLAAMPCIGKPATATSYLTEALVRMMHESGLLPDGALQLVIGSTGDLLERLTGFDAVTFTGSADTARKLRSNRNLIANSVPFTAEADSLNCAILAPDVTPDDPEFDLFVKEVAREMTGKAGQKCTAIRRIIVPAAQAGAVAERLRDRLSKITIGDPSVEGVRMGSLASKDQQRDVAAQVERLLAGNELLHGGALELVGDGVQDGAFFAPTLVMCRNAMDNDAVHDVEAFGPVSTLMTYDGIAHGIDAALDLAARGKGSLVSTLVTKDPKTAAYAVPVAASHHGRVLVLDREASVDSTGHGSPLPQLKHGGPGRAGGGEELGGIRAVKHFLQRTAVQGSPTMLSAITGEYVRGGAVRESEVHPFRRHFEELRVGDSLLTHRRTVSEADIVNFGGVSGDYFYMHFDDIAAKDTQFGKRIAHGYFVLSAAAGLFVSPAPGPVLANYGLDNLRFITPVGIGDTIRARLTCKRKVDRNRTDDKGVGQGVVAWDVQVTNQNDELVASYDILTLVSKKA